One segment of Manduca sexta isolate Smith_Timp_Sample1 chromosome 27, JHU_Msex_v1.0, whole genome shotgun sequence DNA contains the following:
- the LOC115447459 gene encoding KIF-binding protein-like, with product METLHRITSTFENVKLAIKNKNSSERLQTLKRDIHSLSTELVVLGKENHDQYVRSLAMEGYLALLSAKTMPISLGEKKNVLHVAYEKIKPYALRDECLFILLRIQNLLCYYLIQLDQTSLARDILESMEDLYDNISKSQPEKFLDAEDLFTAEPLSSIKRVNPEKIDKVITNNVQMQAFLYNKLNVPEKYTLYNHTALRRQLEMKEGTPQDWALRSARLGNYFTYLNQMGNARHHLCAAYHVLRTCHDNCKLMPEEFVLQKADFEMHFLELSHHWVKYGLTLFKLSKKKVLNKYFSQPSSKSNLWKTVDLLEEHMEDNKFEEENVKDLGAEKSGKGDFTPEKLFTFPSLDLKDMEARVPLETVSTVEEARKLFSFNHKWLMRAKHYYDFEHHSAQYISCSLQLAELYEHLAFFERNIDNQYSIQKRRADVLETLNSLLKSCDNVMSVQIDVIRELSQVQLELMALNLQKLWRQESQTNIFNMDTDADSIINSLDSESNKTLTETLNTSCKNMFLRKMEAATSLNGKLFRLSGQLGPKTPSQVSFCTGLLKN from the coding sequence ATGGAAACTTTACATCGGATAACATCTACATTCGAAAATGTTAAACTCgcaataaagaacaaaaactCATCGGAGCGGCTGCAGACCTTAAAGAGGGACATCCACAGCCTCTCCACTGAGCTTGTGGTCCTGGGCAAGGAGAACCATGACCAATACGTCAGATCCCTAGCAATGGAAGGGTACCTAGCGCTGCTTTCGGCAAAAACAATGCCAATATCACTTGGTGAGAAAAAGAACGTACTACATGTCGCATACGAAAAAATTAAGCCATACGCCCTCCGAGACGAGTGTCTTTTTATCCTCTTAAGAATTCAGAACCTTCTCTGTTACTACCTTATACAATTGGACCAGACTTCATTAGCCAGAGATATCCTCGAAAGCATGGAAGATCTTTATGACAATATAAGCAAATCGCAACCTGAAAAATTCTTGGACGCAGAGGACTTGTTTACTGCGGAGCCTTTGAGCAGCATTAAAAGAGTAAATCCTGAGAAGATAGACAAAGTTATCACGAACAATGTTCAGATGCAAGCGTTTTTGTACAACAAACTCAATGTGCCCGAAAAGTATACGCTTTATAACCACACGGCGCTGCGCAGACAGCTGGAGATGAAGGAAGGCACGCCGCAAGACTGGGCTCTGCGCAGCGCCCGCCTCGGGAACTACTTTACTTATCTGAATCAAATGGGCAACGCTCGCCACCACTTGTGCGCTGCATATCACGTCCTACGCACCTGTCACGACAACTGCAAGCTTATGCCCGAAGAGTTTGTTTTGCAGAAGGCTGACTTTGAAATGCACTTTTTGGAACTAAGCCACCATTGGGTCAAGTATGGACTGACGCTGTTCAAACTATCTAAGAAGAaggttttaaacaaatatttctcgCAGCCATCGTCCAAATCCAACTTATGGAAGACTGTTGATTTATTGGAAGAGCATATGGAAGACAACAAATTTGAGGAAGAGAATGTCAAGGATTTGGGCGCAGAAAAATCTGGTAAAGGGGACTTTACCCCAGAGAAATTGTTTACATTCCCGTCGTTAGATCTGAAAGATATGGAGGCCCGAGTGCCTCTGGAGACGGTGAGCACGGTCGAGGAGGCTCGGAAACTGTTCTCGTTCAATCACAAGTGGTTGATGAGGGCGAAGCACTACTACGATTTTGAGCACCACTCAGCACAATACATCTCGTGCTCGTTACAGCTAGCAGAGCTGTATGAACACCTGGCGTTTTTCGAGAGGAACATCGACAACCAGTACAGCATCCAGAAGCGACGCGCCGACGTGCTGGAAACGCTCAACTCTCTGCTCAAGAGCTGCGATAATGTGATGTCGGTGCAGATTGATGTGATCCGAGAACTGTCGCAAGTGCAACTGGAACTGATGGCGTTGAACTTGCAGAAGTTGTGGCGGCAGGAGTCCCAGACCAACATCTTCAACATGGATACCGATGCCGATTCTATAATAAATTCTTTAGATTCAGAATCGAATAAAACTCTTACAGAAACGTTGAATACTTCGTGTAAGAATATGTTTTTGAGGAAAATGGAGGCAGCCACGTCGCTGAACGGGAAACTCTTTCGTCTAAGTGGACAGCTCGGACCCAAGACTCCTTCACAAGTTAGCTTTTGTACCGGATTGCTCAAGAATTGA
- the LOC115447461 gene encoding solute carrier family 35 member C2 produces the protein MPVAKYEQLCTKGDAEDDVFTSKPRSKWREVCVQKSLLSFGLILLYFSLSIGLTFYQRWLLKDFGFPLTVVMYHLIVKWVLSVVVRLVLYCATGTPQLVLPFVTCLRSVGPTGLASGIDVGFSNWGLELVTISLYTMTKSTTIIFILGFAILLGLEKKSWSLVGIVLMISTGLIMFTYKATQFNLVGFNFLLLASFAAGLRWTFAQLLMQKSKLGLHNPVDMVFHVQPWMFVSLLPFTAMFEGYDCFLKLAALPPERLMPTILKVSVGATLAFAMEISEFLVVTYTSSLTLSIAGIFKEMCILVLAVQVSGDQLSAINAVGLAVCLLGIIGHIVHKLLVIKAVAGTVQAIDADDFDAISHTRSPKDGEHDEPLLKEKTWLSEESDVDANVVLYQVLQRRDGK, from the exons ATGCCGGTGGCGAAATATGAACAGCTGTGCACGAAAGGGGATGCTGAAGATGATGTGTTTACAAGTAAGCCGCGCAGCAAGTGGCGCGAGGTCTGCGTGCAGAAGAGCCTGTTGTCCTTTGGGCTCATCCTGCTTTACTTCTCGCTGTCGATAGGCCTCACTTTCTATCAGAGATGGCTTCTCAAA GATTTCGGTTTCCCACTAACAGTGGTGATGTACCACTTGATAGTGAAGTGGGTGCTGTCAGTAGTGGTCCGGTTGGTGCTGTACTGCGCTACAGGCACCCCGCAGCTGGTGCTGCCGTTTGTCACCTGCCTCCGATCGGTAGGACCTACTGGCCTGGCCAGCGGTATCGACGTAGGGTTCTCCAACTGGGGCCTGGAGCTGGTGACAATATCCCTGTACACCATGACAAAGTCAACCacaataattttcatacttGGATTTGCCATTCTGCTCGGACTTGAGAAAAAA TCATGGTCACTCGTCGGCATAGTGCTGATGATATCCACCGGGCTGATCATGTTCACTTACAAGGCGACTCAGTTCAACTTGGTAGGGTTTAACTTTTTGCTGCTTGCGTCGTTCGCGGCCGGGCTGCGCTGGACCTTCGCCCAGCTCCTCATGCAGAAGAGTAAGCTGGGGCTGCATAACCCTGTCGACATGGTGTTCCACGTGCAGCCGTGGATGTTCGTGTCGCTGCTGCCGTTTACAGCCATGTTCGAGG GGTACGACTGTTTCCTGAAGCTAGCAGCGCTGCCGCCTGAGCGGCTCATGCCGACCATCCTGAAGGTGTCTGTTGGAGCGACCCTCGCGTTCGCCATGGAGATCAGCGAATTCCTCGTGGTCACATACACCTCCAGCCTTACGCTGTCCATCGCTGGCATTTTCAAG GAGATGTGCATCTTGGTGCTGGCGGTGCAGGTGAGTGGTGACCAGCTGAGCGCGATCAACGCGGTGGGTCTGGCGGTGTGCCTGCTCGGCATCATCGGGCACATCGTGCACAAGCTGCTCGTCATCAAGGCTGTCGCGGGCACCGTGCAAGCGATCGACGCTGACGACTTCGACGCTATCAGTCATACCAG GTCACCCAAAGACGGCGAGCATGATGAGCCGTTACTCAAAGAGAAGACTTGGCTCAGTGAAGAGAGTGACGTGGACGCGAACGTGGTGCTGTACCAAGTGCTTCAGAGAAGGGACGGTAAATAA